The genomic window CCCCTTCATACCATGACCCTTTTCTACCCAAGTTTACAAAAAGACTGGGGAAAATGGACTCCTTGGGGACAATTTCAAGCTTATAAACGAGACGTTTATCATCGACTCGAACAGGAAATTAGGCAACATCAACAAGGATCAGACAGCGAAGATATTCTAAGTTTATTGTTATCAACAGTGGATGAAGAAGGCAATCATCTTAGTCAAGAAGAAATTATGGACGAGTTAGTCACTTTACTATTTGCTGGCCATGAAACTACCGCTTCTACTCTAGCTTGGGCATTTTATTGGATTCATTCTCAACCTGAAGTGTATCAGAATTTAATGGCAGAGTTGGACTCAATTAATATTAATAGTGATCCCATGATGATTGCTAAATTACCTTATTTAAGTGCAGTGGTTTCTGAAAGTTTACGCATTTATCCTAGTGTTTTATTTACCTTTGGAAGAAAGCTCAAAACTGATCTTCATTTCCTTGATTATTATCTCCCTAAAGAAACTGCCATAATTCCTTGTATTTATTTACTGCATCATCATCTTGATATTTATCCCAATTCCAAACAGTTTCAACCCGAAAGATTCTTGGAACGTCAATTTTCTCCCTACGAATTTATTCCCTTTGGTGGTAGTAATCGTCGATGTTTAGGTTATGCTTTAGCTTTATATGAAATGAAGTTAGTTTTAGCCACAGTTCTCAAACAGGTTAAGCTTGCTTTAGTGAATAATAAAGAAATTTTACCCATTCGTAGAGGCTTTACCATGAGTCCAGCCGGAGGGGTTAAAATGAGAGTAATTCAGCATTATTAATCAACGAATTTCAGGAAACAAAAAATATAAAATTATTCTCATTGATTACTTTTTTGTTTCCTGTGATTTACAAAAATAACAGTGAAAATTATGACTTTAGAAAAACGAATTGCTAATATTTTCCGAATGAGTGATGAAGTCTGGAAACATCATACTAATCCTTGGAGTGTCTGGACAAGACTAACAGTTTTACCTTTAATTATTTTAGGATTTTGGAGTCGAAGCTGGTTCGGTTGGTGGTCAATTTTAATTATTGTTATTGCCTTGATTTGGAACTGGATCAATCCCCGTGTTTTCCCTATTCCTAAACATACTAATAATTGGGCTTCTAAAGCAGTGTTAGGGGAAAAAATATGGTTAGATCGGGATAAAATAAATATTCCTAAACATCATCAATTAGCCCCTTCTATTTTAAGCGTTATGGCTGCGTTAGGAATAATTTTAGTGGTTTTTGGACTGGTTCAATTTTCCCTTTATCCTATCCTAATGGGTGCAATTTTAGTTTATACTGGAAAGCTCTGGTTTTTGGATCGAATGGTCTGGTTATATCAAGATTTCAAAAAATAACATTTAATGAATATCATGAACAATCAATTGACTTATAAAACATTAGAAGATTCTCACGAAGTGAAACGATTAGGTGAAATTCTTGGTCAATGCTTCACAGGGTTTCAAGAAGAGAAATGGGAAACCTATCAAAATATTATTGGTCTAGATAATTTTAGAATTCTCTGTCAAGATAAACAGATTATTGGAGGATTAGGGATTTATTTTATGGGTCAATATTTTGGAGGAAAATCTATTCCCACAGGAGGAATTGCTGCGGTAGGAATTGCCCCAGAATATCGAGGTCAAAAAGCAGCAACTATTTTAATGAGTGAACTCCTCAAAGAGTTGTATCAGAAAAATATTACCCTTTCTACCCTTTATCCTGCGACTCAAATACTTTATCGTGGTGTTGGTTACGATCAAGCGGGAGTCCATTGTCAATGGAAAATTCCTTTGCTTAATCTGACTGTGAATGATCGTATTTTGTCTGTTGAAAAAATTGAAAATCCTACACCAGATGATTTTAAGGAATTGTATCAAAAAAAAGCCCAACAACAGAATGGTAATTTAGATCGATGTTGGGGAATTTGGCAGATGATTTTAGACTCTCAAGATGGAGAGATTTATGCTTATTGGATCGGGGAAAAAGATAATCGACAAGGTTATCTTATTTACCAACAAGTCATTATTGATGGTAACGTTTGTTTAAAAATTAAGGATTGGGTTGCTTTAAATGCTTCGGCTATTCAACGTTTATGGACTTTGATTGCTGATCATCGTTCTCAAGTGAGTCAATGTCAATGGAAGGGATCATTTTATGATCAAAAAATGCTATTGTTACCGGAACAAATTGGAGGAATTGTCAGCCATGATATTTGGTTTATGAGAATTATTAATGTCATCAAAGCCTTAGAAATGCGTCCTTATCCAAGTCACATAGAAACAGAATTAGATTTCGCCATTGATGATCCTTTATTATCTGATAATTGTTCTAATTTTAGGCTACAAGTATCAGGGGGAAAAGGAACCGCAAAACAAGGAGGAAACAGTAATATTTCTATGAATATTAGAGGCTTGGCTTCCTTATATACGGGCTTTTTAACAGCTAAACAATTAAACCTTTGTGGCAAACTAGAAGCCAGTAATCTTTCTTTAGAAATCATCGATCAACTTTTTGCTTTACCGACTCCAAGTTTACCTGATTTCTTTTAATAGCTATCTTGTTATTTTCATCAGCAATAGTTCCTGTAGCTGAAAATCTTAATATTCCTAATTGAAACCTGCTAAAAATGACCCTTAATCCGAATCCCAACAGCGTTTATCCTCTCAACAATTATCACCGTCTTTGTTTTCTTAAAAATATTATTCAGAACCCCAATATCCTAGTGGGAGACTTCACCTATTATGATGATTTAGAAAATCCCTATAATTTTGAGAAAAATGTGTTGTATCATTTTGATTTTATTGGGGATAAATTAATCATTGGAAAATTTTGTGCGATCGCTAGTGATGTTAAATTTATTATGAATGGTAGCAATCATCCTCTGAATTATTTTACGACCTATCCTTTTAGTATTTTTGGTCATAGTTGGGAAAATACCATGTCCGTAGAAGGTACATTTAAAGGAGATACGATTATCGGTAATGATGTTTGGTTAGGTTATAATTCCCTAATTATGCCTGGAATTAAAATCGGTGATGGGTCAATTGTTGCCGCTAATTCAGTGGTAACAAAAGATGTTGAACCCTATACAATTGTTGGTGGAAATCCAGCGAAAGTGATTAGAAAACGTTTTTCAAATGAGGTCATTGATTTACTTTTAGAATTGCAATGGTGGAATTGGTCAATTGAGAAAATTACTGAAAATATACCGATTTTATGCAGTGATGATATTAATCGGTTGAAAGGATTAATGAATGCTTGATAGAGATATCGCTTTCCTCAAATTAGAAAAGTTTTTACCTTACAAGTAAAAGAACTGCTAAAAGTTGTTCTTAACTTTTCCTCTTTCAACAACTTAACTTTTGTGCATCTCAAAGCTAATTTACATAAGTTTTCTCCCTGTTATCTTTTTTAAAATCCTGATTAGATAGAACTATCAACCGAAATAGATACAGTTATCCCAAGGGAAAAAATTGATTTATTTCTATTATCAAGGAGAATGTGAAACTTATGTTCTTAGCAAAAACTGACCTAAAACACATCAATACCATTACTCATGAAGGCAAGGTTGTTGTTTTCGTAACCGATAGCCAAGGGAAAATTTATTACACCATTAAACAAGATGGTTATGAAGAAAGTTATGGTAATACTGATGTAACTGGATGGGAAAATTGGGATCTTTTACCCTTTCCTGATGAAGATTCAGACCCTTCTGTGATGGAAAAAGAAGCAGCAGAATTGACCGATCAAGATAATCATTATTTATTGCGATCGCTTTATCAAACCCAGTCTTTAACAGCCTTTGCCCCTGTACAATGTGTTTCAGGATTGGGTCATCTCTACGTTTTCCGTCAGTCGGTGGATCATACCTTATTGGTAGACCGTTTTGTTCTCGATGGCTTAACCCATAAGTTAGTGCGTAAATTAGAGGTTCGCTTTAAGCGCAGTAAACAGAAGCACAAACCGTTACAAAATACGAATAATTCCTCGACAAATTCTCTGGGATTGGTAGATTCCTTGGATTTTCGTGATACAGAAGGCAATGCTTTTTATGAACCCACCACCGAAATTCCCTTAATCAATCAATTGCATCAGGGTTGGTTTTCCGTTGTCCTGTTACCCACCAATGAACACGACAAATACCGTTGGCATATTTGGGCCTACAATCAGCAAACAAAACAGATCGATATCTTATCCATTCGGGCTTCTTCGGAAGGGTTATTTAACATTAAAGACGAAACGGTTTTAGAACCGAAACCAGGAGAACCCGAAACCCTAATGCCTCGGTTTATTCCTGGGATCATTCAACGGTCTATTCACCTACAAAACCTAACCATTACCCAAGGGTTAAGTGCCACAAAATACGATACCCAGGTGGAACGAACCATCGAAGGCGGAACCCAACTTCTCAAAGAATCAACCAAGGTTTTATTAGCCGTTGTCACCGATCAAGGAACCGCAACCCTTAGCTTTGGAGTAGCAGGGGATGGAACCTTAGCAGAATTAGATGAAAACCCTGTTTTTAACCTATTACGCAACGATGCACAGGAAATTTTACTTCCCTTAGACACCTTGGATGAAATTAAGGCGATTGGGGATAGTACCCCACCCCCCCAAGGAACCATTACAGGCATGGCCCGAACTTCAGATGATTTGGTACAAATTACCTCAAAACAAGCTAAAAAGCTCCAATATGGGGATGTTATCAAAATTGAAGGAACCAAGCACTACAATGGTCACTATATTGCCCAAAAAGTCGATGATCAGACCTTTGAAATTGTAGCGAATTGGGTTGATACCGAAGTGGGACAATGGGAAGTGATCCCCGAAGAAGAGACAGGGTTAATCTTTGATGGGATTATTACCGCCTACGAATTAACTGAAGATGGCAAAATACGAGTTATCAGTCCTAATCATGGCTTAGAAAGTGGGGATGAAGTTCAAATTATCAATACCCAAGCCTATAATGACCTCTATGCTGTCACAGAGATTGATGGCGATCGCTTTACCGTTGGTATCCCTTGGCAACCAGGAGAAGCAGTTAACCTCAAACTAGCCTCTCGTAAACGTCGGGGAGTGTCGTTTGATGGCAAACAGGACTATATTGCCATTCCTTCGGTTCCCCTCAAACCCCCCTCTGCTGATTATTCCTTTGCTCAAACTTACACCGCTTGGGTCTATATTTCTGAACAAAAATCAGAGAAACAAGTTTTAATCGCTCAAAAAGAGGGATTAACTGAGTTATTTATCCAAGAAAATCAACTTAGTTTCAAAATAGCTCATGCTAATACTTTAGAAACCCTTACGTCTCCTGAAACACTTCCTGTCGGTCAATGGGTGCATTGTGCAGGAATTTTCGCCTATGATTATGAGAGCCAAACCACCACCTTAACCCTCTGTCAAGATGGCAAAGAAATGGCCACTCAAACGTTTAAAGGGGTTCCCTTGGTCGCAAAAGATTGGAAACCTGAATTTTGTTTAGCCGGATTCAAAAATCAAGACTTTTTTGCTGGAAAATTAGCAAATGTCCGCATTTGGAACACTGCTAAAACTCCGCAAGAAATCAAAGATACCATGTATCTGCAACTAACAGGGCGAGAAGTTCATTTAAGTGGTTATTGGCGTTTGGGGGCGATTTCTGAAGGAAAAGAGCGTAAAGTTGTGGATTTTTCGGTTCATGGTAACGATGGAACCGTTTATGGTGATGCGTTTGTTAGTTCCATTACCCTAAATCGTACGTTAGGCGATCGCCAAACTAAAGCGATTAAATATCGTAATGACGAACTGTTTGCTGTAACACAACGAGCAACCTATGAAGAATCCTTTGAGTTTAAACTAAACACTGAAGATAATCCCAACGATATTGAGGGGAAACCTGCCTTTCGTTTCAATTATTGGGGCAAAACCAGCCGTAATGCTCAAAGTACAGTTGAAATTGCGGGAGAAACAGCAGAATTTGAGTCCCTCAGAGACGGATGGTACAAAGCAACGGGACGGTTAACGGTTCCTGATGCCGTCAAGTTCCTGCGTAGCTTTGAAATTGCCGAAATTCAGGGAAACTGGACAGTTTTAGAAGTTCGCAAACATCGCATTCGCTTAGTCTCCGATAGCATTACCCAAGCTATCTACAAAGATGAAATTGCCTTAGAACCCCTGGGGAATAATCATGATGAACTCAAAGCAACCTTAAAACAGCTTGACCCCTTAGAAAAGCAAGAAGCCCTCTTATTAAAGGAAAAAAGCCGAATTGAGGCAGAATTAGCCCTCGTTAATGATCCTAATCTTCCTCGCAATATTCAAACTCAAGCAGGGTTAATTCGTTCCTTAAAAGACCAAATTACCCGCTATCAAGGGGATGTCAATCGTTATTTACAGGAGTATCAAACCCAAGTCAATGATCCCTGGAATTATTGGCATCGTTTAACCACTCGCAGTCGGGAAGGAAAGAATGAAGCAGCGCGTATCTACACCCAAGACAAGAACTTCATTCAAGGGTTGGCCTGGGGAAATCACGGCAACCAAAAATTCAAGTTTGAACGGGTTGATGGTACTTATTTCACCATTATTTGCCAATATGAAAACCGTATCTTAGATATGCAGACATTTGGGAAGCATGACATCTACGGTAGCACCAACCATCATAAAGGAGCGAATCAACAATGGCGTTTAGAACGTCGGGGCAACTATTACCTGATTTATTCTCGCTATGAAAATCGGGTCATGGACTTACGCAACCGTTCCCACAGTATCTATGGCCATGACGATCCTCATGGTAAGGACAATCAACAGTTTAAACTAACGAACTTATGGGAACACGCCAACAACAAGATTCGCAACGCACAACGAGTCTTAAACAGCGCACAGCAAAACCTACAATACTCTCGCCGACGTTTAAAAGACGCTGAAGCAGAATTAGCCCGATTAGAAGCGATTTATGCCGATAAAGCGAAGCGAAAAGCTGAATTAGACGCTCAACTGAAAGCGGTCATTGCCCAACTGCAAACCGTCCAGGCAGAATTAAACCGACTCAATACTGCCTTTATTCAAGGGGTTAAGGAAACTAACCAAACCCCCCAAACCATGGCCGTCATTGGTTCAAATTCCCAAAAATTAGCGGTAACAGGGGCATTATTAACCTTTGTCCGTCCTGCCAGTCGTCTTGCTTGCTTAGAAACCAGTGAAGGCAATGTCGAGTTAATTTACTTTGATACTGAAGGCAAGATGCGTCAAACTCGTTTTGATGTGACAGCTGATAGTGCCAATATTGCCTTTGAGCAGTGGATTCCTGATGCGTTACGAACCTGTATTGCCCTCGAGCAATCCGATAGCGTGATTCTGCTGAAAGATACCGAGGATTTGCGACGAAATGCGCCGATTCCCTTGACCCGAGATTGGACAGTCGAAACCTGGTTTTTCACTCCCCTCCCCCATCCCTTTGCCTACAATACTCTAGTTCGTGCCGAAAACGCCCCTGAACACCCCGTTTTGGTCAAAAATGAAGGAACTCAACGACTACTAGGCACCTACGTCAAGGGTCAATTTTATCCTAGTGGGTTCGATATGGAACAATTACCGTCAGGTTGGCACCATTTAGCAGTGGTGGGACAGGGAGAAGGCGATCAAGCGAGTACCACCTTTTATATCGACGGCAAAGAAGTCGGTAAAGTCGAAAAAGCCAAAACGAGCAGCGATATCTATGCGATCGGCAACTATCAAGGGGGTAAACAACCCTTTGGGAAACTTGCAGAAGTCCGTATTTGGCAACTTGCACTCAAACCCGAAGAAGTCGAAATTCATAGTAAAATTCTGCTCAGTGGCAATGAACCAGGGCTACTTGCTTATTTTCCTTGTAATGACGGGATTGATACCGAAATACGGGATTATTTCGGTCATAGCCGTTGTGGTAAAGTGCAAAAAGGTAATGTTTGGGGATGCAGCGCACCCATCGGCAACCCTGGTCATCGGGTGATGCAGTTTAACGGGGTCAATACCTACATCGAGATTAGCCATCACGAACGATTTAATCTCAGCAATAACTTTACCCTAGAAGCTTGGTTTAAACCCCGAAAATTAACCGGCATTCAACGCATTTTCTCCAAAGCAGATGCCTATGGCTTTGGATTACTGGGCAATCAACTGCGCTTTACCACCTACGGACGCAAAGATTACGATACCAAAAATGCGAAGCTAGTTGTTGATCATTGGCATCATTTAGCTGTTGTTTTGGATAACAAAAATACTGCTCATTTCTACGTTAACGGGGAACTCATCGATTCCATTGCGGGAACCGTGGCTGCCAAGACCAGCACCAATAATTGCGAAATTGGTCGAGATAATCGCTATACCAATGAATTTTGCGACGGTTGTATTGCAGATGTCCGGTTATGGAAAACGGCTCGTTCCCAAGCCGAAATTCAAAGCACCAGCCAGTTTCGGTTAACCGGTCACGAAAGTAATTTAGTGGCTTATTGGCCTCTCAATCAACTGGATATGATGCAAGATCCGCCTACCGTTGCTGATTTAACCGATAATCCATCAGGGATTGTACGGGATGCTGTGATTGTGGATGATAACGCCCTTCCTTTGCTCAATTCCGCCCTAATTAGTTCAGAATACAGCACCATTGGCATCGATCCCAATACTAATAGTAAAATGGCGATAATGCGCCGTTTCTTTGCCCTTCCCGTTCTTAATGGCATCCAGTTATTGAGCGACAAGCGAGTGGAAGCCTTAGAATTACGCTGGATCGGGAATGCTCAATTTGCCCCCACCTTACTCGGTTATATTGAGGGTGCGCCCCCTGTTCCCACTGAAAACTTAACCGTTGATAACGACTATAATGGCGCAACCGCTGTGGAATTAACCCAGTCCCAAGACGTGGAATACAGTTGGACACGATCACAAGAATCTGGGTTAGGGGCAAACCTGGAAATCTTTGCTGGCATCGATGAAGATGTACGAGGCGGCCCGTTAGTGATTACCAAACGAATTGCAGCTACACGGGCAGGATTTAAAGGTAATCTCGACTTTAGCTACAATTTCCTCAACGAAAGCAATATTACCGCCAGTTCTAGCAATCAATTTAGCGATCGCCTCGAATTACGAGGAACCCAAGAACAAGATCCCAAGTTTCCCCATCTCGGTAAACGGTTTATCCCCAAAAATGTCGGGTATGCCTTGGTTGTCTCTGGATTAGCCGATGTTTTCGTCACACGGCTACGCCGTTCGGGACGTATGGTAGGCTATCAAGTGCTTCCTGTCGATGGCATTCCCCCCGATGTCAATACCATCACCTTCTTGATTAATCCTGCCTACACCATAAATGGTAGCTTAGACGGACAAACCGGAACCGAAGCCACCAGTGAGCGTTTCTTTAAGCACGTTCCTGAAATGCGATCGCAATATGGCTCTCTCTATCCTGCTAGTTATTATCGCTTAAAAGAAGCCTACGACCTTAAGCAGCAAATAGACAATGAAGATGCCCGTCGTGCCTCCTATTTTGCCCAATTTAACGCCCGTTTAGTAGATGAAAGCTCTTTAAATCGGGAAATTAATCAAGGGGATGCCCCAGCCCCCATTACGGTGAATCGTCAAGAAGAGGAAGGGTTAACAGAGGAAGAACAAAACGCCCAGCGGGAGAATACAGAACGACAAGCAGAGGAAAATGTCGCTAACCGTTCCCAAGAAGTAGAAGCCAAACAGCGTGAAATTGAGAGCAAAATTGCGGATCAAGAACAACGCACCCAAGCGATAGAAAGCTTTGCCAATTGGCAGAAGAAAATGGAAGATATCCAAATTCGTGCGGGAAAACGCAATATCGTCAACACCTATGTTTGGGATGGGGACGGCGGATTACGCACCGAAGCCCAAAGCTTTGCTAGTACCGTTGAACATAGTATTGGGGGATCATTTAGCCTTAATGCTGCTTTGGGTGCAGAAGGCAACTTTAATGCTTTAGGGGCAGCCGTGGAATTAACCGCCCAAGCCACCGTTAATCTAACGCAAACCCTAAATAAAACCCAAGCCCGCAGTCAAGGATTTGCCTTAAATGTAGACTTAAGCGGGGTAGAAAGTCGCAATATTACCAATCATGATGATCATCCCCTCTTTCCTGGGCAAAAGGTTGATCGTTACCGCTTTATGAGTTTCTATCTCGAAGGTAATACCCAACACTTCCAAGACTTCTTTAATTATGTGGTCGATCCTGAATGGTTAGCCAGTAATGATGAAGAAGCTCGTGCCTTACGTCAAATTGATGTGAGTAAAGCCAACAAAACTTGGCGAGTCTTGCATCGAGTCACTTATGTTGAACGTCCTGCTTTGATGGGGTTTGGTCAGACATCATTCCCTTTCCAAAGAGAGGAGTCTCCTTCGACTCAAGACTTGTTAGCAAAACTCGAACAGCTAGAACAAGATAAACAATTGCTGGCTGATAAAGTTGACAAAATGCTCTATTTACTTCAATCAAACTTAATTGATTTGAAATAAAGCTATGACCCTTTAATACTAGATCCGCTTTAGATAGTATAGTATCAAGTCTCGAAGCAGGGAGAAGGGAGAAGGGAGAAAGGAGAAAAAAGTTACTCTACTAAAATAACCTGAGTTCGATATAAGGAAATTTGTAGACAACTTACTCAAACCAGCAATCTCAAACCCTCATTGTCTCATTTAAAAAATGAAAACTCCGAACTCCGAACTCACGTTAAAATAAGCGGATTTGGTATAAAACATCGGTCTACTGACTTAATGGGTTGACTAAACTTAGAAAACGACTTACCATCAATTCTCTAAGTTTAGTCACTTTTTTACTGGTATCATACCAATTCTCAAAAGTTACTAGAGACTTCATTTCCAGCGTCCACTAACAATAGGCGGACAATTTTTAACCTGTTGGGCATTGCCTTGATAGATGAGAGCATGATCTCCACTTTTTAACTGTTTCCAGCATCTTTAGACAAAAACCTTAACCAAATATTTCCATAATTTTTCTTGAAAACTATCCACTATAGATAATAGCCAAGCTTGAATATTATTTTGGTCAGTTTCCTTAAATTTATCAAATTTATCGTCGTTGATAACTAAATTGATTTGTTCTAAAATGTCCGACTCCCTCATTACTTCTAATAAAACTATCTGATTTTGTAGCTCTTGAAATAGCAATCCTACCCCCCAAGCTTGCTGAGAATTTATCAAATTAGAGGAAATCAATAACTTTCTTTCTTTAAGTTCTTGATAGTTTTTTAACTGATTCAAGAAACTGGGGTGATTGAGCTTATCTTTGATTATTCTAATACTTTTTTCAAGGTTTGTTGTCATATCATTATTTTTTCCTAATTCTCTTTCTCCATTGTTTTTGAAGACAAGAATGGGGATAGATATCATTTTACCTGACATCTTGCACGCCCTAACAAATAAACTGAATGTTATGAGTTTACCAAGAATGTAACGCTCGTAATTGGGGTGTTTTTTTCAATTGATGGGCTTGCATCCGACATAACACCTCATCCAAAATGCCTACAGCTTCAACAATATAGTCTCCCTTATTTAACATAACGCATTCTGCCCGTTCGGCCATAGCAGCATCAGTCATTTCTGCACGGGAAGGGATGCTCTTTTTTACCAAATTTTCTAACACTTGAGTCGCCCAAATAACGGGAACATGGGCAGCTTGACACAACCATAAAATTTCTTCTTGCATCTCTGCTAACCGTTGATAGCCGATTTCTACGGCTAAGTCTCCCCTGGCAATCATCACTCCAAAAGGTTGTTTTCCGGCACCATGAATAATCAATTCAGGGAGATTCTTAACCGCCGTCAATGTCTCGATTTTAGCCACGATCGCAACTTTACGCCAGTCTGTCCCTAACCGTTGTTCTAACTCCCATTGCAACATCTCAATATCATTGGCTTTCTGCACAAAAGAGTAACCAATCATATCAGCATGGGTAACAATAAAATCTAAATCTTGACGATCTTTATCGGTCAATGGACTCAAATCCAAAGGAGTATCCGGAAAATTAATGCCTTTATCTACTCTTATCTTTTCTCCGTTAGGACGGGCATGGGTAATGCGAATTAAAACCCCTTCATTACCGACACTTTCAACTTTACCCCCAACATGACCATCATCAATCCAAATCGTTGCCCCTACTTTAACTTGTTCTAACACTTCAGGGAGACTTAAAGAGGCTTGAAAATGGGTTTTATGGGGTTTTGTCGGATTTTCACGGCTCAATAACAATCCTTCCCCTTGATAAATGCGTTTTTGTCCTTGGGGTGCTATCACGGTTTGTAATCGTAATTTTGGTCCCCCCAAATCCATAAAAATTTTACAACGTTTCCCCGTACTTTTCTCAGCGTCTCGAATATGCTGTATCATCGCTTCCCATTCAAGTTGACTATCATGGGCGCAATTAATTCTTAAACAGTCTGCCCCTCGTTTTACCAAGTCTAAAATAAAGTGATCATCCGTTGCAGCGTAACTGGGTAATGTCACCATAATACGGACATTACGATTATTGGGTGGATGACCAAACAGTTCATCAGTATGATATTGTAACAAGCGATCGCCTTCAAAAAAGGCTTGTAAGGGAGGATGTTTCGGTAAAAAAGTCGGATCTTGTCCACACAAAGCCCCCAACGTAGCAATTACCCCGTCTAAATTAGGCAGGACACGGGGTTCAATGCGTCCCAAGGAGGAAAGACCCCAAGGGGTTAAGGCAAGCTGTATCTCACGCATATCATGGCGACGGAGGGCTAGATAATAGGCTAAATTTTGCGCGCTAGGGATAAAAGCGTTTCTGGTGATCAGCGATCGCCATTTTTCATATTGATGATTACCTTCTCTAACAACATTGTGGCGAAGTTGTTGCAATACCTTGAGTAAGGTATGAGGATAGCTTAATCGTTGTTGATTTGATGTATCTAGATTTATCATGGTGACAACCTTCCTTTATCTTGCAAAAAGTAGGTTATTTAATTAATCGAAATATCAGAAAAGTCTTTAATATGACTGATTTTCACCTCTCCTTGTTGATTGGTTTGCCAAATTTTTCCGCTATCCACATCTAAACAAGTCAACCATCCTTGACCACAAGCCCAAGTATCAATACAAATTTGATGACCCATATTAACAGGAGAACCATTTTTTTGAGAGGTATGACCACACACCACGATTTTTCCTGAATAGTGACCATGACGGGGATACAGTTTTTGCCAAAATAAGTCATGGTTGGACTGCTTATGAAGGGGTAAATGGGGATCTAAATTAGCATGAACAAAGATATGATTATCGGTTTCGTACCAGTCTAAACAATGTTGTTTAATAAAGTCCCGATGGCTGTCAGGAACATTCAATAAAGGGTTATCTTCCTCTATCTGAGGATAAGATTGTAAGGTCGTCTTTCCCCCGGCTATTACCCAAAAATCGTCCTTTTTTTTGCCCTGAAAAGCATCTAACATCATCAATTCATGGTTTCCTTTGAGGGGAACTAATCGATGATTTTCGTATAGATAAAGTAACCGTTCTAATACCTCCTTAGAATTAGGTCCCTTGTCTACATAGTCTCCTAATGTAATTAATCTATCTTGTGGACGCAAATGTATCGCTTCTAAAAGTTTGTCAAAAGCCGTAGCACATCCATGAATATCTCCCACGGCAAGGGTTCGCATGATATTGTTCTCCCATTGGATTATCCATCCTCTTATCTTAAAATCTTTAGTTTAAGATTTGGTTAAGTTCTATTGTTTTCTTTTGTTTAATTGATCTTGA from Crocosphaera subtropica ATCC 51142 includes these protein-coding regions:
- a CDS encoding metallophosphoesterase family protein; protein product: MRTLAVGDIHGCATAFDKLLEAIHLRPQDRLITLGDYVDKGPNSKEVLERLLYLYENHRLVPLKGNHELMMLDAFQGKKKDDFWVIAGGKTTLQSYPQIEEDNPLLNVPDSHRDFIKQHCLDWYETDNHIFVHANLDPHLPLHKQSNHDLFWQKLYPRHGHYSGKIVVCGHTSQKNGSPVNMGHQICIDTWACGQGWLTCLDVDSGKIWQTNQQGEVKISHIKDFSDISIN
- a CDS encoding pyruvate kinase; this translates as MNLDTSNQQRLSYPHTLLKVLQQLRHNVVREGNHQYEKWRSLITRNAFIPSAQNLAYYLALRRHDMREIQLALTPWGLSSLGRIEPRVLPNLDGVIATLGALCGQDPTFLPKHPPLQAFFEGDRLLQYHTDELFGHPPNNRNVRIMVTLPSYAATDDHFILDLVKRGADCLRINCAHDSQLEWEAMIQHIRDAEKSTGKRCKIFMDLGGPKLRLQTVIAPQGQKRIYQGEGLLLSRENPTKPHKTHFQASLSLPEVLEQVKVGATIWIDDGHVGGKVESVGNEGVLIRITHARPNGEKIRVDKGINFPDTPLDLSPLTDKDRQDLDFIVTHADMIGYSFVQKANDIEMLQWELEQRLGTDWRKVAIVAKIETLTAVKNLPELIIHGAGKQPFGVMIARGDLAVEIGYQRLAEMQEEILWLCQAAHVPVIWATQVLENLVKKSIPSRAEMTDAAMAERAECVMLNKGDYIVEAVGILDEVLCRMQAHQLKKTPQLRALHSW